The Paramisgurnus dabryanus chromosome 3, PD_genome_1.1, whole genome shotgun sequence genome includes a window with the following:
- the mpp3a gene encoding MAGUK p55 subfamily member 3 isoform X1 has translation MKEAMPVLSAGAGLHETLALLTSQLRPDANHKEDMVFLKDVFSERSLGYLMKIHEKLRQYERQSPTPVLHSASSLAEDVAEELQSGPMSVEEKELLHLLTSPHLKAVLSVHDTVAQKNFDPVLPPLPDDFEDDLDEESVKIVRLVKNKEPLGATIRRDDAMGSVVIARIMKGGAADRSGLVHVGDELREVNGISVMYKRPDEISQLLSQSQGSITLKIIPAIKEEDKLKESKVYMRALFDYIPLEDKATPCQEAGLPFKRGDILQVVSHDDQTWWQAKRVGDSNLRAGLIPSKLFQERRLAYRTKMGSLPNSKSPKKSFYDQGCDKEDCDCEGYFNGQYIVSSKCNAVVPSCGQVFSWDFYSAGLRRSFRLSRKDRRGSAGDASVSDLNETEYLTYEEVTRYQQRPNERPRLVVLIGSLGARINELKQKLIAENPYRYAVAVPHTTRLRKPHEKEGVEYHFVTKQAFDADVQNNKFIEYGEYKENLYGTSIEAIRSVQAKNKMCLVDVQPEALKTLRTAEFKPYVIFVKPKIPEGRRRRSATTSPGGVEHGRMTEEDLQEMRLSAHQIDQQYGHLVDRVLIKEDTASACAELRSILERLERETFWVPLSWVRA, from the exons ATGAAAGAAGCAATGCCAGTCCTTTCTGCAGGAGCAG GGTTGCATGAGACGCTTGCCCTGCTGACCTCACAGCTGCGCCCAGATGCCAATCACAAAGAAGATATGGTTTTTCTCAAGGACGTCTTTAGTGAGAGGAGTCTCGGCTATCTCATGAAG ATCCATGAGAAGTTGCGTCAGTATGAAAGGCAGAGCCCCACTCCAGTCCTCCACAGTGCCTCCAGTCTAGCAGAAGAT GTGGCCGAGGAGTTACAAAGTGGACCAATGAGTGTAGAGGAGAAAGAGCTTCTACATCTGCTGACATCACCTCATCTCAAG GCAGTATTGTCAGTTCATGACACAGTGGCCCAAAAGAACTTTGACCCGGTGCTTCCTCCTCTGCCTGATGACTTTGAGGATGATCTAGACGAGGAGTCGGTCAAGATCGTCCGTTTAGTTAAAAATAAAGAACCATTG GGTGCCACTATTCGGCGGGATGATGCTATGGGGTCTGTGGTTATTGCTCGTATTATGAAGGGAGGAGCTGCAGACAGGAGTG GTCTGGTGCATGTAGGTGATGAACTAAGAGAGGTGAATGGCATCTCTGTAATGTACAAGAGGCCGGATGAGATCAGTCAACTGCTG TCTCAATCTCAAGGTTCTATTACACTGAAGATCATCCCAGCGATAAAAGAGGAAGACAAGCTGAAGGAGAGCAAG GTGTACATGCGGGCACTATTTGACTACATTCCATTGGAGGACAAAGCCACGCCATGCCAGGAGGCGGGGCTTCCGTTTAAACGTGGCGACATTCTGCAGGTGGTCAGTCACGATGATCAAACGTGGTGGCAGGCCAAGAGAGTCGGAGACAGCAACCTGCGTGCAGGACTCATCCCATCAAAACTCTTTCAGGAGAG GCGATTAGCATACAGAACAAAAATGGGCTCTCTTCCAAATTCCAAATCGCCAAAAAAATCTTTCT ATGACCAGGGATGTGATAAAG AGGACTGTGACTGTGAGGGCTATTTCAATGGACAGTACATAG TCTCTTCAAAGTGTAATGCAGTGGTACCCTCCTGTGGCCAGGTGTTTTCCTGGGATTTTTATTCAG CTGGTTTGCGGAGAAGTTTTCGTCTAAGCCGGAAGGATCGTCGTGGTTCTGCAGGAGATGCCAGTGTTTCTGACCTGAATGAGACGGAGTATCTGACTTATGAAGAAGTGACACGATACCAGCAGAGACCCAATGAGAGACCTCGATTAGTAGTTCTCATTG GTTCTCTGGGAGCACGAATCAATGAGCTGAAGCAGAAATTAATAGCTGAAAATCCCTATCGATATGCCGTGGCTGTGCCCC ACACCACACGACTCAGAAAGCCTCATGAGAAAGAGGGAGTGGAGTATCACTTTGTGACCAAGCAAGCCTTTGATGCCGATGTCCAGAATAACAA ATTCATAGAGTACGGGGAGTATAAAGAGAATCTGTATGGGACCAGTATAGAAGCCATCCGCTCTGTTCAAGCCAAGAACAAGATGTGCCTGGTGGATGTACAGCCTGAG GCATTGAAGACCCTGCGGACAGCAGAGTTTAAGCCTTATGTCATTTTTGTAAAACCTAAAATTCCAGAAGGTCGCAGGCGCCGCAGTGCTACCACCTCACCAGGAGGCGTCGAACACGGACGAATGACA GAAGAGGACCTGCAGGAAATGCGTCTGTCGGCACACCAGATAGATCAGCAGTATGGACACCTAGTGGATCGGGTCCTGATCAAAGAGGACACCGCCAGTGCCTGTGCAGAACTGCGTAGCATCTTGGAGAGATTGGAACGGGAGACTTTTTGGGTTCCTCTGAGCTGGGTCAGGGCTTAG
- the mpp3a gene encoding MAGUK p55 subfamily member 3 isoform X2 codes for MKEAMPVLSAGAGLHETLALLTSQLRPDANHKEDMVFLKDVFSERSLGYLMKIHEKLRQYERQSPTPVLHSASSLAEDVAEELQSGPMSVEEKELLHLLTSPHLKAVLSVHDTVAQKNFDPVLPPLPDDFEDDLDEESVKIVRLVKNKEPLGATIRRDDAMGSVVIARIMKGGAADRSGLVHVGDELREVNGISVMYKRPDEISQLLSQSQGSITLKIIPAIKEEDKLKESKVYMRALFDYIPLEDKATPCQEAGLPFKRGDILQVVSHDDQTWWQAKRVGDSNLRAGLIPSKLFQERRLAYRTKMGSLPNSKSPKKSFYDQGCDKEDCDCEGYFNGQYIAGLRRSFRLSRKDRRGSAGDASVSDLNETEYLTYEEVTRYQQRPNERPRLVVLIGSLGARINELKQKLIAENPYRYAVAVPHTTRLRKPHEKEGVEYHFVTKQAFDADVQNNKFIEYGEYKENLYGTSIEAIRSVQAKNKMCLVDVQPEALKTLRTAEFKPYVIFVKPKIPEGRRRRSATTSPGGVEHGRMTEEDLQEMRLSAHQIDQQYGHLVDRVLIKEDTASACAELRSILERLERETFWVPLSWVRA; via the exons ATGAAAGAAGCAATGCCAGTCCTTTCTGCAGGAGCAG GGTTGCATGAGACGCTTGCCCTGCTGACCTCACAGCTGCGCCCAGATGCCAATCACAAAGAAGATATGGTTTTTCTCAAGGACGTCTTTAGTGAGAGGAGTCTCGGCTATCTCATGAAG ATCCATGAGAAGTTGCGTCAGTATGAAAGGCAGAGCCCCACTCCAGTCCTCCACAGTGCCTCCAGTCTAGCAGAAGAT GTGGCCGAGGAGTTACAAAGTGGACCAATGAGTGTAGAGGAGAAAGAGCTTCTACATCTGCTGACATCACCTCATCTCAAG GCAGTATTGTCAGTTCATGACACAGTGGCCCAAAAGAACTTTGACCCGGTGCTTCCTCCTCTGCCTGATGACTTTGAGGATGATCTAGACGAGGAGTCGGTCAAGATCGTCCGTTTAGTTAAAAATAAAGAACCATTG GGTGCCACTATTCGGCGGGATGATGCTATGGGGTCTGTGGTTATTGCTCGTATTATGAAGGGAGGAGCTGCAGACAGGAGTG GTCTGGTGCATGTAGGTGATGAACTAAGAGAGGTGAATGGCATCTCTGTAATGTACAAGAGGCCGGATGAGATCAGTCAACTGCTG TCTCAATCTCAAGGTTCTATTACACTGAAGATCATCCCAGCGATAAAAGAGGAAGACAAGCTGAAGGAGAGCAAG GTGTACATGCGGGCACTATTTGACTACATTCCATTGGAGGACAAAGCCACGCCATGCCAGGAGGCGGGGCTTCCGTTTAAACGTGGCGACATTCTGCAGGTGGTCAGTCACGATGATCAAACGTGGTGGCAGGCCAAGAGAGTCGGAGACAGCAACCTGCGTGCAGGACTCATCCCATCAAAACTCTTTCAGGAGAG GCGATTAGCATACAGAACAAAAATGGGCTCTCTTCCAAATTCCAAATCGCCAAAAAAATCTTTCT ATGACCAGGGATGTGATAAAG AGGACTGTGACTGTGAGGGCTATTTCAATGGACAGTACATAG CTGGTTTGCGGAGAAGTTTTCGTCTAAGCCGGAAGGATCGTCGTGGTTCTGCAGGAGATGCCAGTGTTTCTGACCTGAATGAGACGGAGTATCTGACTTATGAAGAAGTGACACGATACCAGCAGAGACCCAATGAGAGACCTCGATTAGTAGTTCTCATTG GTTCTCTGGGAGCACGAATCAATGAGCTGAAGCAGAAATTAATAGCTGAAAATCCCTATCGATATGCCGTGGCTGTGCCCC ACACCACACGACTCAGAAAGCCTCATGAGAAAGAGGGAGTGGAGTATCACTTTGTGACCAAGCAAGCCTTTGATGCCGATGTCCAGAATAACAA ATTCATAGAGTACGGGGAGTATAAAGAGAATCTGTATGGGACCAGTATAGAAGCCATCCGCTCTGTTCAAGCCAAGAACAAGATGTGCCTGGTGGATGTACAGCCTGAG GCATTGAAGACCCTGCGGACAGCAGAGTTTAAGCCTTATGTCATTTTTGTAAAACCTAAAATTCCAGAAGGTCGCAGGCGCCGCAGTGCTACCACCTCACCAGGAGGCGTCGAACACGGACGAATGACA GAAGAGGACCTGCAGGAAATGCGTCTGTCGGCACACCAGATAGATCAGCAGTATGGACACCTAGTGGATCGGGTCCTGATCAAAGAGGACACCGCCAGTGCCTGTGCAGAACTGCGTAGCATCTTGGAGAGATTGGAACGGGAGACTTTTTGGGTTCCTCTGAGCTGGGTCAGGGCTTAG